From Streptomyces cyaneogriseus subsp. noncyanogenus, the proteins below share one genomic window:
- a CDS encoding lactate 2-monooxygenase, with translation MAKHWADFQYEIYLNGLTGAVPRLPTDLTRLEALTERRLGPGPVGYVAGSAGDGSTARANRAALERRRIVPRMLRDVHERDLSVEVLGRCLPAPLALAPVGVLSIMHPDAEPAAARAAAAQGVPYILSSASSTPMEQVAEAMGDAERWFQLYWPKDREVARSFLNRARAAGYTALFVTLDTPLLSWRPRDLDQAYLPFLHGVGTANYFSDPAFRAGLAKPVHEDPDAAVTHFVGMFADPGKTWPDLAFLRENWDGPIVLKGVLHPDDARQAADAGMDGVVVSNHGGRQVAGAVAAADALPGVVEAAGDRLTVLFDSGVRTGDDVFKALALGARAVLLGRPYAYGLALDGQAGVEHVIRCLLAEFDLTLALSGHASPSALSPADLVEDTA, from the coding sequence ATGGCGAAGCACTGGGCGGACTTCCAGTACGAGATCTACCTGAACGGGCTGACGGGCGCCGTGCCCCGGCTGCCCACCGACCTGACCCGGCTGGAGGCGCTGACCGAGCGGCGGCTCGGCCCGGGTCCGGTCGGCTACGTGGCGGGCAGCGCGGGCGACGGCAGCACGGCGCGCGCCAACCGGGCGGCGCTGGAGCGCCGCCGGATCGTGCCGCGGATGCTGCGGGACGTCCACGAGCGGGACCTGTCGGTCGAGGTGCTGGGCCGCTGCCTGCCCGCCCCGCTGGCACTGGCACCGGTCGGGGTGCTCTCGATCATGCACCCGGACGCCGAACCGGCCGCCGCCCGGGCCGCCGCCGCGCAGGGCGTGCCGTACATCCTGTCCTCGGCCTCCAGCACGCCCATGGAGCAGGTCGCCGAGGCGATGGGCGACGCGGAGCGCTGGTTCCAGCTCTACTGGCCCAAGGACCGCGAAGTCGCCCGCAGCTTCCTGAACCGGGCCAGGGCGGCCGGGTACACCGCCCTGTTCGTCACCCTGGACACTCCCCTGCTGTCCTGGCGCCCGCGCGATCTCGACCAGGCATACCTGCCGTTCCTGCACGGGGTCGGCACCGCCAACTACTTCTCCGACCCCGCCTTCCGGGCCGGGCTGGCCAAGCCGGTGCACGAGGACCCGGACGCGGCCGTCACACATTTCGTCGGCATGTTCGCCGACCCCGGCAAGACCTGGCCGGATCTGGCGTTCCTGCGGGAGAACTGGGACGGCCCGATCGTGCTGAAGGGCGTCCTGCACCCGGACGACGCCCGGCAGGCCGCCGACGCCGGGATGGACGGCGTTGTGGTCTCCAACCACGGGGGCCGCCAGGTGGCCGGGGCGGTGGCGGCGGCCGACGCGCTGCCCGGGGTGGTGGAGGCGGCCGGCGACCGGCTCACCGTCCTGTTCGACAGCGGGGTGCGCACCGGCGACGACGTCTTCAAGGCGCTCGCCCTGGGCGCGCGGGCGGTCCTCCTGGGCCGGCCCTACGCCTACGGGCTCGCCCTGGACGGCCAGGCCGGCGTCGAGCACGTCATCCGCTGCCTGCTCG
- a CDS encoding protease inhibitor, with protein MRNTARWATTLGLTAATVCGPLTGAALATPDHTPASLHAPSALVLTVGHGESATLATPVRAVTLVCAPRPAGTHPAAGPACAELRGAGGDFEALAADEGVLCTREYEPVVVTVDGVWEGRRVSYERTFANECVKNAHGAGVFAF; from the coding sequence ATGCGGAACACCGCGCGCTGGGCGACGACCCTCGGCCTCACGGCCGCCACCGTCTGCGGGCCCCTGACCGGGGCCGCCCTCGCCACCCCGGACCACACGCCCGCCTCGCTCCACGCCCCCTCGGCCCTGGTGCTCACCGTCGGCCACGGAGAGAGCGCGACCCTCGCCACACCGGTCCGCGCGGTCACCCTGGTCTGCGCCCCGCGGCCCGCCGGCACCCATCCGGCCGCGGGCCCGGCCTGTGCCGAACTGCGGGGCGCCGGCGGCGACTTCGAAGCCCTGGCAGCCGACGAGGGCGTGCTGTGCACCAGGGAGTACGAGCCGGTGGTCGTCACCGTCGACGGGGTCTGGGAAGGCCGGCGCGTCTCCTACGAGCGCACTTTCGCCAACGAGTGCGTGAAGAACGCCCACGGCGCGGGCGTCTTCGCGTTCTGA
- a CDS encoding iron-containing redox enzyme family protein — protein sequence MDHDREGPKLPTARGPLSAAVTEYLLGAGPLPRPETAAAAPPYGDDLQLALYVCYELHYRGFAGVSADREWDPDLLRTRAALEQRFLSAVRAGTRVHASAEDAIADLLVEPADGSGVTHFLRDKGELWHLREYAALRSLYHLKEADPHAWVLPRLHGRAKAAMAAVEFDEYGGGRPDRVHARLFADLMTDLGLDTTYGHYLDAASAESLATVNLMSLFGLHRGLRGALVGHFASVEITSSPGSRRLAEAMRRTGAGPAAEHFYDEHVEADAVHEQVVRHEVIGGLLEQEPHLAADVVFGIDATAHVEDRFAARLLADWQAGRSSLRAPLSDGVPLSHIS from the coding sequence CTGGATCACGATCGCGAAGGACCGAAGCTGCCGACGGCCCGGGGGCCGCTGTCCGCCGCCGTCACGGAGTACCTGCTGGGTGCGGGCCCGCTGCCCCGCCCCGAGACCGCCGCCGCCGCGCCCCCGTACGGCGACGATCTCCAACTCGCCCTCTACGTCTGCTACGAGCTGCACTACCGGGGTTTCGCGGGCGTCTCCGCGGACCGGGAGTGGGACCCCGACCTGCTGCGCACCCGCGCCGCGCTGGAGCAGCGCTTCCTGTCCGCGGTGCGCGCCGGCACCCGGGTGCACGCGAGCGCCGAGGACGCGATCGCCGATCTCCTCGTCGAACCGGCCGACGGCTCGGGCGTCACCCACTTCCTGCGCGACAAGGGCGAGCTGTGGCACCTGCGCGAGTACGCGGCCCTGCGGTCCCTGTACCACCTGAAGGAGGCGGATCCGCACGCCTGGGTGCTGCCCCGGCTGCACGGCCGGGCCAAGGCGGCGATGGCAGCGGTGGAGTTCGACGAGTACGGCGGCGGCCGTCCCGACCGCGTCCACGCCCGCCTGTTCGCGGACCTGATGACGGACCTGGGCCTGGACACCACGTACGGGCACTACCTGGACGCGGCGTCCGCGGAGTCCCTCGCCACGGTGAACCTCATGTCCCTGTTCGGGCTGCACCGCGGTCTGCGGGGCGCCCTGGTGGGCCACTTCGCCTCGGTGGAGATCACGTCGTCTCCCGGTTCCCGCCGGCTCGCCGAGGCGATGCGCCGCACCGGGGCCGGGCCCGCCGCCGAGCACTTCTACGACGAGCACGTCGAGGCCGACGCCGTCCATGAGCAGGTGGTGCGCCACGAGGTGATCGGCGGTCTGCTGGAGCAGGAGCCGCACCTGGCCGCGGACGTGGTCTTCGGGATCGATGCCACCGCCCATGTGGAGGACCGCTTCGCCGCCCGTCTGCTCGCCGACTGGCAGGCGGGCCGGTCGTCCCTGCGCGCTCCCCTTTCCGACGGGGTGCCCCTCTCCCATATTTCCTGA
- a CDS encoding HemK2/MTQ2 family protein methyltransferase — MVLPGVYAPQEDTELLAGVLCDEPLPPGAAVLDVGTGSGALALRAARLGARVTAVDVSRRAVYAARLNARRAGLPVRVRRGNLFEPVRGESFDLILANPPYVPAPDGGARPRGAARAWDAGPDGRLILDRICREGPALLRPGGVLLIVQSALSDPGRTVGLLREADLKAAVIRRRRISLGPVLRGRERWLRQRGLLSPEENKEELVVVRAELPV; from the coding sequence ATGGTGCTACCGGGCGTGTACGCCCCTCAGGAGGACACCGAACTGCTGGCCGGCGTGCTGTGCGACGAGCCGCTCCCCCCGGGGGCCGCCGTGCTCGACGTGGGGACGGGGTCCGGGGCGCTGGCGCTCCGGGCCGCGCGGCTGGGCGCGCGGGTGACCGCGGTCGACGTGTCCAGGCGGGCGGTGTACGCCGCCCGGCTCAACGCCCGGCGGGCCGGGCTGCCGGTCAGGGTGCGGCGCGGCAATCTCTTCGAACCGGTCCGCGGTGAGTCCTTCGACCTGATCCTGGCCAATCCGCCGTACGTGCCGGCGCCGGACGGCGGCGCCCGGCCGCGCGGTGCGGCCCGGGCCTGGGACGCGGGCCCGGACGGCCGGCTGATCCTGGACCGCATCTGCCGTGAGGGCCCCGCCCTGCTGCGCCCCGGGGGCGTGCTGCTGATCGTGCAGTCCGCGCTCAGCGATCCCGGCCGGACCGTGGGGCTGCTGCGCGAGGCCGATCTGAAGGCGGCGGTGATCCGGCGCCGGCGGATCTCGCTCGGCCCCGTGCTGCGCGGCCGGGAGCGCTGGCTGCGGCAGCGGGGGCTGCTGTCCCCGGAGGAGAACAAGGAAGAGCTGGTGGTCGTCCGTGCCGAACTCCCCGTCTGA
- a CDS encoding purine-cytosine permease family protein: protein MSPQPSSPAAPPRSLTEVETHGVDRIPDAERTATPFDLFRLAFGGANTFSTCVLGAFPILFGLSFWQGLAATLLGVVAGALILCPMAVFGPVNGTNNAVSSSAHLGVHGRVVGSFLSLLTAVAFFSISVWSSGDALVGGAHRLFGLDRGNLSYAVAYALFAGLVLAVCVYGFRFMLFVNKIAVTSASALFLLGALAFAGDFDPSYPGVFTGSADAVTRSQFWPSFIGAALIVLSNPVSFGAFLGDWSRYIPASTPRRRVVGAAFLSQIATLLPFLFGLSTASVIAAKAPEYVDPAAPDFVGGLLAVSPGWFFLPVCLLALIGGLSTGTTALYGTGLDFSSVFPRLSRVRATLLVGLVSIAFIFAGRFGLNLVQSISTFATVIITCTSPWMVVMMLGYYTRRGWYDPEALQVFNRRQRGGRYWFAHGWNWRGLTAWWAAALTGVLFTHVPGQFVGPLGGLAGGVDIGLPLSLVVAAVLFLALLWLFPEPRAVYGPEDARLARTAQVPVPPITGPGAEPAGVPAAPVG from the coding sequence TTGTCCCCGCAGCCCTCCTCCCCCGCCGCACCACCCCGGTCCCTGACCGAGGTGGAGACGCACGGCGTCGACCGCATCCCCGACGCCGAGCGCACCGCGACCCCGTTCGACCTGTTCCGGCTGGCCTTCGGCGGCGCCAACACCTTCTCCACCTGCGTCCTGGGCGCCTTCCCCATCCTGTTCGGCCTCTCCTTCTGGCAGGGTCTGGCGGCCACCTTGCTCGGGGTGGTCGCGGGCGCGCTGATCCTGTGTCCCATGGCGGTGTTCGGACCGGTCAACGGCACCAACAACGCCGTCTCGTCGTCGGCGCACCTGGGCGTGCACGGCCGTGTGGTGGGCTCGTTCCTGTCCCTGCTGACGGCCGTCGCGTTCTTCTCCATCTCGGTGTGGAGTTCCGGGGACGCCCTGGTCGGCGGCGCGCACCGGCTCTTCGGCCTGGACCGCGGGAACCTGTCGTACGCCGTCGCGTACGCCCTGTTCGCGGGGCTGGTCCTCGCGGTGTGCGTCTACGGGTTCCGGTTCATGCTCTTCGTCAACAAGATCGCCGTGACCTCGGCGAGCGCGCTGTTCCTGCTCGGCGCCCTCGCCTTCGCCGGGGACTTCGACCCCTCGTACCCGGGCGTCTTCACCGGCTCGGCGGACGCGGTGACACGGTCGCAGTTCTGGCCGTCGTTCATCGGCGCCGCGCTGATCGTGCTCTCCAACCCGGTGTCGTTCGGGGCGTTCCTCGGCGACTGGTCGCGCTACATCCCGGCGAGCACCCCGCGCCGCAGGGTGGTCGGCGCCGCGTTCCTGTCCCAGATCGCGACGCTGCTGCCGTTCCTGTTCGGCCTGTCGACGGCGAGCGTCATCGCGGCCAAGGCACCGGAGTACGTCGACCCGGCCGCCCCCGACTTCGTGGGCGGGCTGCTGGCCGTCTCGCCGGGCTGGTTCTTCCTGCCGGTGTGCCTGCTGGCCCTGATCGGCGGCTTGTCCACGGGCACCACCGCGCTGTACGGCACCGGGCTGGACTTCTCCTCCGTCTTCCCCCGGCTGTCCCGGGTGCGGGCCACGCTCCTGGTCGGCCTGGTGTCGATCGCGTTCATCTTCGCCGGCCGGTTCGGGCTGAACCTGGTGCAGTCCATCTCGACCTTCGCCACCGTGATCATCACCTGCACCTCACCGTGGATGGTCGTGATGATGCTGGGCTACTACACCCGGCGCGGCTGGTACGACCCGGAGGCGCTCCAGGTCTTCAACCGCCGTCAGCGCGGCGGCCGTTACTGGTTCGCGCACGGCTGGAACTGGCGGGGCCTGACCGCCTGGTGGGCGGCGGCGCTGACCGGGGTGCTGTTCACCCACGTCCCCGGCCAGTTCGTGGGGCCCCTCGGCGGGCTGGCGGGCGGCGTCGACATCGGGCTGCCGCTGTCGCTGGTCGTGGCGGCCGTGCTCTTCCTGGCGCTGCTGTGGCTGTTCCCGGAGCCCCGGGCGGTCTACGGGCCCGAGGACGCGCGGCTGGCGCGGACCGCGCAGGTGCCGGTGCCGCCGATCACCGGCCCGGGCGCGGAGCCCGCCGGGGTGCCGGCCGCGCCCGTGGGCTGA
- a CDS encoding CDGSH iron-sulfur domain-containing protein, whose amino-acid sequence MPNSPSDTPRRITVRRRGPLLVEGPVEVELEDGTTVSSDRFRVALCTCRRSRRYPWCDTSHRARSRPGEGPASGERPGRDDA is encoded by the coding sequence GTGCCGAACTCCCCGTCTGACACCCCCCGACGGATCACCGTCCGGCGCCGGGGCCCGCTGCTGGTGGAGGGGCCGGTGGAGGTGGAACTGGAGGACGGCACGACGGTGTCCTCCGACCGCTTCCGGGTCGCCCTGTGCACCTGCCGCCGCAGCCGGCGCTACCCCTGGTGCGACACCAGTCACCGCGCCCGGTCCCGGCCGGGTGAGGGTCCCGCCTCCGGTGAGCGGCCCGGGCGGGACGACGCGTGA